The DNA region CTCGTTCACGCCGGCCACCGCCTCGACGGCCTCGCCCTTGGGGTTGCCGCGCATATCGCACGGGGCCAGGGTGACCCGCGGCGTGTTGCGGATGCGTTTGACCTTCCAGGACTGCGCCTGGGTGATGACGATCAGCCCGTCGCCGTCGGGGGCCGCCCAGATCGCCGTCGGCTTGGGTCGGCCGTCCTTGGTGAACGTGGTCAACAGCAGGTATTCGGATCCGGCGATATCGGCAAAGGTCTGGGCCATGGGTCCAACCTAATCGCACGGCGCCCGCTACCCCTCCAGATCGCCCTCGGATTCCAGCAGCACCTGCCGCAGGCTGTCGAGGGTCTGCTGCTCGGGCTGCTCCCACATCCCGCGCTCCACGGCCTCGAGCAGGCGCTCGGCCATGCCGTGCAGCGCCCACGGATTGGATTCGGTCATGAACTTGCGGTTCGCCGGATCCAGGACGTAGCTCTCGGTGAGCTGCTCGTACATCCAGTCCGCCATCACGTGTGCGGTCGCGTCGTAGCCGAACAGGTAGTCCACGGTGGCCGCCATCTCGAACGCGCCCTTGTAGCCGTGCCGGCGCATCGCGTCCATCCAGCGCGGATTCACCACCCGGGCCCGGAACACCCGGGTGGTCTCCTCGCTCAACGTCCGGGTGCGCACCGCATCCGGGCGGGTGTTGTCGCCGATGTAGGCGGCCGGGTCCTTGCCGGTCAGCGCCCGCACGGTGGCGATCATGCCGCCGTGGTACTGGAAATAGTCGTCGGAGTCGGCGATGTCATGTTCGCGGGTGTCGGTGTTCTTGGCCGCCACCGCGATTCGCTTGTAGGCGCGGGTCATGTCGTCGGCGGCCGGGGCGCCGTCGAGGTCGCGGCCGTAGGCGAAACCGCCCCAGGCCGTGTACACCTGCGCCAGGTCCTGGTCGTCGCGCCAGTTGCGGCTGTCGATGAGTTGCAGCAGACCCGCACCGTAGGTGCCGGGCTTGGACCCGAAGATCCGGGTGGTGGAACGGCGCTGGTCACCGTGTTCGGTCAGATCGGCCTGACTGTGCGCGCGGACGTAGTTGTCCTCGGCCGATTCGTCGAGACCGGCCACCAACTGCACCGCGTCGTCGAGCATCGTGACGACGTGCGGGAAGGCATCCCGGAAGAACCCGGAGATCCGCACCGTGACGTCGATGCGGGGGCGGCCCAGCTCGGCCAGCGAGATGGTCTCGAGGTCGACCACCCGCCGCGACGCGTCATCCCACACCGGCCGCACGCCCAGCAGTGCCAGCACTTCGGCGATGTCGTCGCCGGAGGTGCGCATGGCCGAGGTGCCCCACACCGACAGCCCCACCGATTCGGGCCAGCGGCCGTAGTCCTGGCGGTACCGCTCCAGCAGCGAATCCGCCATGGCCACACCGGTTTCCCAGGCCAGCCGGGACGGCACCGCCTTGGGGTCCACCGAGTAGAAGTTGCGTCCGGTGGGCAGCACGTTGACCAAACCACGCAGCGGCGAGCCCGACGGGCCCGCGGCAATGAACCGGCCCTCCAGGGCGCGCAGCACCTGTTCGATCTCGGCGGCGGTGCCCGCCAGCCGGGGCACCACCTCGGTGGCGGCGAACTTCAGCACCGCGGCCACCTCGGTATTGTCGGTCAGCCCATCCACCACGGCCGCATCCCAGCCGCTGTCCTGCAGGGCCGCCACCAGCGCCCGGGCCTTGCTCTCGGCGTCGTCGACCGAGACCCGGGTGTCGCTGCCGTCCTCGACGAGGCCCAGCGCCTGCCGCAGCCCCGGCACGGACTGCTCGCCGCCGAACAGTTGGCGGGCCCGCAGAATGGCCAGGACCAGGTCGAGTTCCGCTTCGCCGGTGGGCTTTTGGCCGAGAATGTGCAGCCCGTCCCGGATCTGCACGTCCTTGATCTCGCACAGCCACCCGTCGACGTGCAGCAGCATGTCGTCGAACGAGTCCTCGTCGGGCCGGTCCTCCAGCCCCAGATCGTGGTCCATCTTCGCCGCGCGCATCAGCGTCCAGATCTGTTGCCTGATGGCCGGGAGCTTGCCCGGGTCGAGCGCCGAGACGTTGGCGTGCTCGTCGAGCAGCTGCTCCAATCGTGCGATGTCGCCATAGGTTTCGGCGCGGGCCATCGGCGGAATCAGGTGGTCGACCAGCACCGCGTGGGCGCGGCGCTTGGCCTGGGTGCCCTCCCCCGGGTCGTTGACCAAGAACGGGTAGATCAGCGGCAGATCACCCAGGGCCGCGTCGGCCCCGCAGGAGGCCGACATGCCCAACGTCTTGCCCGGCAGCCATTCCAGGTTGCCGTGCTTGCCGATGTGCACCACCGCGTCGGCGCCGAAACCGGTGTCGATCCACCGGTAGGCGGCCAGGTAGTGGTGGCTCGGCGGCAGGTCGGGATCGTGGTAGATGGCCACCGGGTTCTCGCCGAAGCCGCGGGGCGGCTGCACCAGGATCACCACATTGCCGGCCTGCATTGCCGCGATGACGATTTCGCCGTCGGGATCCTGACTGCGGTCGACGAAGACGTCGCCGGGCGGCGGGCCCCAATGCTTCACGACGGCGTCGGTGAAGTCCGTGGGCAAGGTGTCGAACCACTGGCGATACCGACTGGCCGGCAACCGGATCGGGTTGCCCTCCAACTGGCCGGTGGTCAGCCAGTCGGGATCCTGCCCGCCGCGCTCGATCAACGCGTGCACGAGCGCGTCGCCGTCACCGTTGTCGACGCCGGGCACCTCGCCGATCTGGTAGCCCGCCTCGCGCAGCGCGCGCAGCAGTGCGACCGCGCTGGCCGGGGTGTCCAAGCCGACCGCGTTGCCGATCCGCGCGTGCTTGGTGGGATAGGCCGAAAACACCAGCGCCAGCTTCTTTTCGGCGGCCGGGATGTGGCGCAGCCGGGCCTGGCGCACCGCGAGTCCGGCCACCCGCGCGCACCGTTCCGGGTCGGCAACATAGGAAATCAGGCCGTCGTCGTCGATCTCCTTGAACGAGAACGGCACCGTCACGATCCGGCCGTCGAACTCGGGGACGGCCACCTGGGTGGCCACGTCCAGCGGGCTCATGCCGTCGTCGTTGGCCTCCCATTGCGCCCGCGACGAGGTCAGGCACAGACCCTGCAGAATCGTGATGTCCAGGGCGGCAAGGTGTTCGACGTTCCAGCTCTCGTCGTCCCCGCCGGCTGCGGCGGTTGCGGGCCGGGCCCCGCCGGCGGCGAGCACGGTGACCACCATCGAGTCGGCGGCGCGCAACCGTTCCAGCAGTTCGGGCTCGGCGGTGCGCAGCGAGGCGCAGTACAGCGGTAGCGGGCGGGCGCCGGCGTTCTCGAGCGCCGTGCACAGCGCGTCGACGTAGGCGGTGTTGCCGGCCAACTGCTGGGCGCGGTAGTAGAGCACCGCCACGGTCGGGGCGGACTCGTCGACCGCGGCCGCGGTCGCCGCGCGATCCAGTTCTCCCCAGGTCGGCGTCGTGACGGGCGGGTCGAATCCGACGCCGGTCATCAGCACGGTGTCGGACAGGAACGCGTGCAGGCTGGCGATGTTGTCGACGCCACCCTCGGCCAGATACACGTGGGCCTGCACGGCGATGCCGGCCGGCACCGTCGAGTGTCCCATCAGATCGGCGTCGGGGGTCTGCTCGCCGCTGATGGCCACGGTCGGCACGCCGCTGGCCACCACCGCGTTGATCCCGTCCTCCCAGGCGCGGTAGCCGCCCAGGATCCGCACCACCGCGATGTCGACGCCGGCCAGCAACGCGGGCACGTCCTCGACCAGCAACCGGGACGGGTTGGCCCACCGGTAATTCGCGCCGCTGGCGCGCGCGGTGATCAGATCGGTGTCGGAGGTCGAGAGCAGCAGGACGGTCGGCGCGGAAGGGGTGGTCACCCACCATTCGTACCGCACCGCCGGCGGTACGGTGAACACGTGGTCCGGACCCGCAAGGATGACGCCTGTCCCGGCGCGCTGAGCCTGCATGAGGCGGCCGACGGGGCGCTGGCGCGGATCCGGCTGCCCGGCGGGATGCTGACGGCGGCCCAACTGCATACCCTGGCGGTGACCGCCCGCGACCACGGCACCGGAACCCTCGAATTGACGGTTCGGGGCAACATCCAGATCCGGGGCATCACCGGTGTGTCCGGGGCCACCGCGGTCGCCGATGCGGTGGCCGGGGCGGGGCTGCTGCCGTCGGCCAGCCACGAACGGGTGCGCAACATCGTCGCCTCGCCGCTGTCCGGGCGTGTCGGCGGTCGCGGCGGCTGTCGCGGCGGCTGTCGCGGCGACGTCCGCGACCTGGTCACGCAACTCGATGCGGCGCTGCAGGCCGACCCCGACCTGGCCGATCTGCCCGGCCGGTTCTGGTTCGGCCTCGACGACGGCCGCGGCGACATCAGCGCCCTGGCCACCGATCTCGGCCTGCGGCTGACCGACGAGGGCGCCGGGCTGCAGATCGCCGGGCGCGACACCGGGGTGCTGGTCCCGCCCGGGGACGCCGTCGCCGCGCTGCTGGACGCGGCGCGCCGCTTCGTCGCCGTCCGCGGCACCTGCTGGCGGGTCACCGAGTTGGCCGACCCCGCGGCTCTTCTCGACCGGGCCCGGCTCGGGCCCGTGCCCGCCGCGGCGCAGCCGCCGCCGGTCGGCTGGTTCGACCAGGACGACGGGCGGGTGGCCCTCGGTGCCGCCGTCCCGTTGGGCGTGCTGCCGGCCCGCACCGCGGAGTTCCTGGCGGCCATCGACGCGCCGATCGCGATCACCCCGTGGCGGACGGTGCTCGTCTTCGATCTCGACGACGCGGTGGCCGACACCGCGCTGCGGGTGCTGGCCCCGCTGGGGTTGGTCTTCGATGCGCACTCGCCGTGGTTGTCGGTGAGCGCCTGCACCGGCAGCCCGGGCTGCGCGAAGTCGCTCTCGGATGTTCGCGCCGACGCCGCCGCGGCCGTCGAAGCCGGCGAACCCGGGATGGGCCGACGACACTATGTGGGCTGCGACCGGGCCTGCGGCAGCCCCTCGGACGGCCAGGTACTGATCGCGACACCGGAGGGATACCGGACGCGAAACTCCCACCCGTAGGGTGATCGGGTGCTCGACTACATCCGCGACGCCGGCGAGATCTACCGGCAGTCGTTTGCGACGATCCGCGCCGAGGCGGACCTGGCCCGGTTCCCCGACGACGTCTCCCGGGTGGTGGTGCGGCTCATCCACACGTGCGGTCAGGTCGATGTCACCGAGCACGTCGCCTTCACTCCCGACGTCGTGACCCGCGCGCACGCCGCGCTGGCCGCCGGGGCGCCGGTGCTGTGCGACTCGTCGATGGTCGCGGCCGGGATCACCGCGAGCCGACTGCCCGCGGCCAACGAGGTGGTCTCGCTGGTGGCCGATACCCGCGCGCCGGAGCGTGCCGCGGCGACCGGCAACACCCGATCGGCGGCCGGCGTCGAACTGTGGGCCGACCGCCTCGGCGGCGCCGTGGTGGCCATCGGTAACGCGCCGACGGCGCTGTTTCGGCTACTGGAACTCATCGACGAGGGCGCGCCCGTGCCGGCGGCGGTGCTGGGCGGTCCGGTCGGATTCGTCGGCTCGGCGCAGTCCAAGCAGGAACTGATCGAGCGCCCACGCGGCATGGCGTACCTGGTGGTGACCGGCCGTCGTGGCGGCAGCGCGATGGCCGCGGCGGCCGTCAACGCGATCGCGAGTCCGCTCGAATGAAAGGTCCGTCCAAGGTGACAGGAACCCTGTGGGGCGTGGGGCTGGGGCCCGGCGACCCGGAACTGGTGACGGTCAAGGCGGCGCGGGTGATCGGCGCCGCCGACGTGGTGGTGTACCACAGCGCGCGGCACGGTCGCAGCATCGCGCGCGGTATCGCCGAGCCGTATCTGCGGGCCGGGCAACTCGAGGAACACCTGGTGTATCCGGTGACCACCGAGACCACCGCCCACCCCGGCGGCTACGCCGGGGCGATGGAGGACTTCTACCGCGAGGCCGCCGAGCGCATCGCGGTCCACCTGGACGCGGGTCGCGACGTCGCCCTGCTCGCCGAGGGCGATCCGCTGTTCTACAGCAGCTACATGCACATGCACACGCGGTTGACCGAGCGCTTCAACGCCGTGATCGTGCCCGGCGTGACGTCGGTCAGCGCGGCCTCGGCCGCCATCGCCACCCCGCTGGTGCAGGGCGACGAGGTGCTCTCGATCCTGCCCGGCACGCTGCCCACCGCGGAGCTGGCGCGTCGGCTGCGCGACAGCGACGCCGCGGTGATCCTCAAGCTGGGCCGCTCGTATCCCTCGGTGCGCCAAGCGTTGTCGTCGGCCGGGCGCCTCGAGGAGGCGTTCTACGTCGAACGCGCGAGCACCGCCGAGCAACGGGTGCTGCCCGCGGCCGAGGTGGACAGCGACACGGTGCCGTACTTCTCGCTGACCATGCTGCCGGGTGGCCGTCGGCGCGCCGCGACGGCCGGATCCGTCGCCGTCGTCGGGTTGGGGCCCGGCGATCCGGAGTGGTTGACGCCGCAGACCCGCCACGAGTTGGCGGCGGCCACCGATCTGATCGGCTACGGCCCCTATCTGGACCGGGTGCTCACCCGCGACGGGCAGCGGCTGCATCCCAGCGACAACACCGACGAACCCGCCCGGGCCCGCCTGGCCTGCAGCCTGGCCGAACAGGGCCGGACGGTGGCGGTGGTGTCCTCGGGAGATCCCGGCGTTTTCGCGATGGCCACCGCGGTGCTCGAGGAGGCCACCCAGTGGCCCGGCGTGACGGTGCGAGTCATCCCGGCCATGACGGCGGCCCAGGCCGTCGCCAGTCGGGTCGGTGCCCCCCTGGGCCATGACTACGCGGTGATTTCGCTGTCGGACCGGCTCAAGCCGTGGGAGGTGATCGCGCGCCGGGTGACCGCGGCGGCCGAGGCCGACCTGGTGCTGGCCATCTACAACCCGGCGTCCAAGACCCGGACCTGGCAGGTGGCCGCGATGCGCGAACTGCTGCTCGAACACCGCGACCCCGGCACGCCGGTGGTGATCGGCCGCGATGTGTCCGGGCCCCACGAGCAGGTCCGGATCGTGCGGCTGGCCGACCTGGACCCGGCCGAGGTCGACATGCGGTGTCTGCTGATCGTCGGGTCCTCGCAGACCCAGTGGCATGG from Mycolicibacterium sp. MU0053 includes:
- a CDS encoding PPOX class F420-dependent oxidoreductase, which codes for MAQTFADIAGSEYLLLTTFTKDGRPKPTAIWAAPDGDGLIVITQAQSWKVKRIRNTPRVTLAPCDMRGNPKGEAVEAVAGVNEHRTADAYRAIGERYGLMGKAFNFFSKLRGGMKNNVALEIRAAA
- the cobN gene encoding cobaltochelatase subunit CobN, with the protein product MTTPSAPTVLLLSTSDTDLITARASGANYRWANPSRLLVEDVPALLAGVDIAVVRILGGYRAWEDGINAVVASGVPTVAISGEQTPDADLMGHSTVPAGIAVQAHVYLAEGGVDNIASLHAFLSDTVLMTGVGFDPPVTTPTWGELDRAATAAAVDESAPTVAVLYYRAQQLAGNTAYVDALCTALENAGARPLPLYCASLRTAEPELLERLRAADSMVVTVLAAGGARPATAAAGGDDESWNVEHLAALDITILQGLCLTSSRAQWEANDDGMSPLDVATQVAVPEFDGRIVTVPFSFKEIDDDGLISYVADPERCARVAGLAVRQARLRHIPAAEKKLALVFSAYPTKHARIGNAVGLDTPASAVALLRALREAGYQIGEVPGVDNGDGDALVHALIERGGQDPDWLTTGQLEGNPIRLPASRYRQWFDTLPTDFTDAVVKHWGPPPGDVFVDRSQDPDGEIVIAAMQAGNVVILVQPPRGFGENPVAIYHDPDLPPSHHYLAAYRWIDTGFGADAVVHIGKHGNLEWLPGKTLGMSASCGADAALGDLPLIYPFLVNDPGEGTQAKRRAHAVLVDHLIPPMARAETYGDIARLEQLLDEHANVSALDPGKLPAIRQQIWTLMRAAKMDHDLGLEDRPDEDSFDDMLLHVDGWLCEIKDVQIRDGLHILGQKPTGEAELDLVLAILRARQLFGGEQSVPGLRQALGLVEDGSDTRVSVDDAESKARALVAALQDSGWDAAVVDGLTDNTEVAAVLKFAATEVVPRLAGTAAEIEQVLRALEGRFIAAGPSGSPLRGLVNVLPTGRNFYSVDPKAVPSRLAWETGVAMADSLLERYRQDYGRWPESVGLSVWGTSAMRTSGDDIAEVLALLGVRPVWDDASRRVVDLETISLAELGRPRIDVTVRISGFFRDAFPHVVTMLDDAVQLVAGLDESAEDNYVRAHSQADLTEHGDQRRSTTRIFGSKPGTYGAGLLQLIDSRNWRDDQDLAQVYTAWGGFAYGRDLDGAPAADDMTRAYKRIAVAAKNTDTREHDIADSDDYFQYHGGMIATVRALTGKDPAAYIGDNTRPDAVRTRTLSEETTRVFRARVVNPRWMDAMRRHGYKGAFEMAATVDYLFGYDATAHVMADWMYEQLTESYVLDPANRKFMTESNPWALHGMAERLLEAVERGMWEQPEQQTLDSLRQVLLESEGDLEG
- a CDS encoding precorrin-2 C(20)-methyltransferase is translated as MKGPSKVTGTLWGVGLGPGDPELVTVKAARVIGAADVVVYHSARHGRSIARGIAEPYLRAGQLEEHLVYPVTTETTAHPGGYAGAMEDFYREAAERIAVHLDAGRDVALLAEGDPLFYSSYMHMHTRLTERFNAVIVPGVTSVSAASAAIATPLVQGDEVLSILPGTLPTAELARRLRDSDAAVILKLGRSYPSVRQALSSAGRLEEAFYVERASTAEQRVLPAAEVDSDTVPYFSLTMLPGGRRRAATAGSVAVVGLGPGDPEWLTPQTRHELAAATDLIGYGPYLDRVLTRDGQRLHPSDNTDEPARARLACSLAEQGRTVAVVSSGDPGVFAMATAVLEEATQWPGVTVRVIPAMTAAQAVASRVGAPLGHDYAVISLSDRLKPWEVIARRVTAAAEADLVLAIYNPASKTRTWQVAAMRELLLEHRDPGTPVVIGRDVSGPHEQVRIVRLADLDPAEVDMRCLLIVGSSQTQWHGDRVFTPRSYPAVNA
- a CDS encoding precorrin-8X methylmutase, whose product is MLDYIRDAGEIYRQSFATIRAEADLARFPDDVSRVVVRLIHTCGQVDVTEHVAFTPDVVTRAHAALAAGAPVLCDSSMVAAGITASRLPAANEVVSLVADTRAPERAAATGNTRSAAGVELWADRLGGAVVAIGNAPTALFRLLELIDEGAPVPAAVLGGPVGFVGSAQSKQELIERPRGMAYLVVTGRRGGSAMAAAAVNAIASPLE
- the cobG gene encoding precorrin-3B synthase → MVRTRKDDACPGALSLHEAADGALARIRLPGGMLTAAQLHTLAVTARDHGTGTLELTVRGNIQIRGITGVSGATAVADAVAGAGLLPSASHERVRNIVASPLSGRVGGRGGCRGGCRGDVRDLVTQLDAALQADPDLADLPGRFWFGLDDGRGDISALATDLGLRLTDEGAGLQIAGRDTGVLVPPGDAVAALLDAARRFVAVRGTCWRVTELADPAALLDRARLGPVPAAAQPPPVGWFDQDDGRVALGAAVPLGVLPARTAEFLAAIDAPIAITPWRTVLVFDLDDAVADTALRVLAPLGLVFDAHSPWLSVSACTGSPGCAKSLSDVRADAAAAVEAGEPGMGRRHYVGCDRACGSPSDGQVLIATPEGYRTRNSHP